CTGCTAAGCCAAGCTGACCCACTAATGCATTGGCAGCGTGCACACAGTGTCACAGTTTCACTGCTGCTCAGCCCAGCCGAAGTCGGCTTGCTCTTTCAACACTGCCGGTGCCACAGTGTCAGTGCTTATCAGCTAAATTAAACACTGTTGCCAAAGCAACATACAATTTTTACCACTGCCATTGACACAATGCCACTGCTGCTCAACTCAACAAATACACTGTTACCAAGACTCCATGCACTTTACCACTGCCTGCACCACAGTGTCACTGATGGTAAGTCCAGCTGATCAACTGTTGCTAATGCAGCTTTCACTTTCACTTCCAGTGCCACAGTGCCAATGTCGCTCAGCCCAGGTGATACATTTTTGCAAATACAGAATGCAATTTCACCACTGCCGGTGCAACAGTGTCTTTACTTCTCAGCCCGCCTAAACCACAGTTGCCAAGGCGGTGTGCACTATCACCGCTTTCGATGCCACAGTGTCACTACTTTTTGGCCTCGGTGATTCACTGTTACCAAGGTGGCGTGGACTTTCACAACTTCCAGTGCCACAGTGCCACACCTCTTTGGACAGCTAACCCACTGTTGCCAAGGGCAGAGTGCACATTCACCACTGTCGGTGCAACAATGCCACTGTTTGCTCGGCCCAGGGGATCAATTATGGCCAAAACTGCATGCACTATCAACCTAGCCTGTGCCACAGTGTCACTGTTGTTCGGCTAAATGATCCACTTTGGCAATATCGCACATACTTTTAAAACACCTGTTACACATTTCTACTACTGCTCAGCCCAGCTGATCTACTGCTGCCAAGGCAGCACGCATTATCACCACTGCCAAAGCCAAAGTGCAACCGCTTCTCAGCCGAGCTAATCCACTTTTGCCAAGGTGGCATGCACTTGCACTACTGCCGGTGCCTAAGTGGCAATGCTCAGCTGATCCACCTTCGTCCAGGTGGACTGAAATTTCACTACTGCTGCTTAACTGGGTGAACTACTGTTGTCTAGGCGCAGTGTGAATTTTTACCACTGCCAGACCCATGGTACCAATTTGGCTCAGCCCAGCAAAATCCACTTTTGCCCAGACGGCATGTACTTATACTACTGCAGTGCCACAGTACCACTGCTGCTCTTCAATCTGATCCACTGTTGCCTTTTACCACTGCCGGTTCAAATGTTCCACTGCTGCTCATCCCAGCTGATCCACTGTGCCAAGTTGGCATTTACTTTCACCACTGCCGGTGCCACAGTGCCACTGCTTCTCAGTACAACTGATCCATTGTTTCCCAGTGGAATGCACTTTTAAAACTGCCTGTACCACTGTGCCACTGCTGCTGATCCCAGCTGACCTTCTGTTTTCAAGGCAGCATGCACTTTCACCACTGCCGGTGACACAGTGAAAATACTGCTTGGCTAAATTATCCACTGTTGCCAAGGCGGTGTGCACTTTAATCACTGCAGTGCCACATTGCCAATGATGCTCAGTCCAGCTGATCCATTGTTGCCAAGGCGGCATTTACTTTCACCACTGCCGGTGCCACAGAGCCAGTTTAGCACAGCTCAACTGTTCTACTGGAGCCTCtgttggaaaaagttatcaattCGGTTTTAAGTGTAAGCATGACAAACTATGCAGACTGCTAATGCCAGTCAAACTTATAGTTATATTTAAGACTGTTCATAGTATTTATTACTTTTCTAaacaataattttcatatatttgacGAGCTGATATCCAGTCAATAATAGTAGTTCCTAACTGTCCATGTATAGGATAATCATGTATCCCAAGAAGTGCTGTTTATTTTGCAGCGACTTATTGTaacaataatttaacattaacAAATATACAATTTCCATGTGCCCCTGTCTTGATATATTTGGCCCGAGCTCAACTTACCATCTTTAAACTTTGAAGCTTACGGTTGGCCAACTCCAATTAAAGTAAATACTTAAGCATAAATGCCAGTAGTGGTACTAGTTCTTAGTTCAGTGTAATGTATCTATTTTTGATACACATCTCAGAGCTTTTACTGTAAACCCGCTAACGAATGAGTTCACCGGCACAAACAGTCAATAATTCCATGTAACCAAGGAAACCATTGGTTCCCCCTTATCAGAGATAAATGCCATTTTAATTAGATCTGGATCTGTTATTCGAATACATTATAACAGTAGAATTTGCTGTCACCAACAGTCTCGCATTCAATACCCAGGGTAGGCCTAGTGAAGTTTCTGGAGTTGGATTGCTGGAATTGTTTGGGAGGGCAAAGGCTAGCTCAAAGTCTAACCAAATTCGGTATTCATGGGTCTAACGCCCCAGCCTGTCACAAGGGTCGAAGGCATCAGTGTAGTTGCATAGTCCCTAGCCAAAACCCATAATTTATCATTACTTCAAAGAAAAGATAGTTTTGTACTCATGTCTCTAAAGCAGCTGGACATTTTCCTGATCCAAACACTGTACAACTGATACGAGGGTCTCTCCTGCTCTCGTAGCCTGAAACAGATGCCGGACTCTGACTCTACCGACTCGCTACCAAGTCGGGCAGCATCCCAACCAGTGAGCCTACATCCGTAGTTACTTCCCTACTCCCGAACTAGGGTGCTCGCCACATCCGACGACAGGCATAGCCTCTGTCGGAGTGACACGACTGTATCACCAACTAAAGTGCTCATTACCACTGACAAgaggcatagcctccgcccgagtgAGCCCCGACCTCTCTCTAACTTGCGCTTAAATCTCCGTGCACCGCACCGCCTACCAGAACAATCCACGGTTGCTGAACCCAAGTTTCACAAACAAATAACCAGGACAGCTGAGCAAGCTACCCCCTCCACCCAGACGTGTGGCCACACCACGCGGCCTATTGCGCCAGCGCGCCCAGACTGTGACAGGCGCGCGGATGAACGATCTGCATGccagccccgtgccccaattacccGATCACGTCACTTGCGCagcgagtgaacagagcagccagcccagagtcccgccAGAAGTCCTAAAATATGATTCCAAAACCAATGGAAAATTTCGACCCGCGACATTATTTccttttatttgaataattttactttgtgtaattttactttgtgtaattttttttgcataggtAATATAACAAGGAAGcatttaattgtaaataacaaattaaagttggtttagtttaaaagtattttatttctcAATGTTTTTCTATAAACAAATAGAATATCTTGAACCAACATACGTTCAAAGTAAGATGATTTTGCCGGTGAAGTGTACACTGCAAAACACTTAAATTGTGGATGATGCATTGCTTACAGTTACCCAGATATTATGCTTATTGACACACCAAACCTCTACATAGAACCTCACTAAAAAAACACATAACAACTATAACTATTTTACTTTATTAGTTTTAATAGCAAGATGGTATTTAACCAAAGGTAAAACAAGTAAAGTTCATATAAAGTTGAACATTgatataaatttatgtttttccttaatttattgtgtttaaaaaaatggtCCATTGAcgaaaaaaatctttgaaactaTGAGTGGCCACACCATAACATTATCATAAGTGTAGTTTCATTTacactacaaatattaaaattaatttctctcATTACTCTTTGAAAGTGTGAAATCTAAACTATCAACCATTggaaatgaaattattaatttgtaaattcataAACTTTTATaattgtatcacaaaaaaaatgtcattgcaagaTATTACTGGAAATAGTTCCCCTTATCTACTGATTGCtagagcaaaaaaattaaaatgattcaataggctattaaaatcaaaatgcaaTAGGGTCAGATtagttcaaaataaattaaacatacacAATTTATGTCTTATGCATGAGTGAATGTGTGCGTGTGCACATGCTACCTATGACTATGTCCAACACAAATCACAGAAGAACTTCACCTCAGCGTGGTTGCTCACATGtacgataaaaaattattttgtgtagtAACTCAAACATtgtaatcatacaaaaaattacttatagcaTTTATTTCCAATTTACCGAAAGATATTACCATtttaaacttaagtttataacTATGataggtttaaaaaataaaacaaggatatatttttcagtaatataaaatttaaaaataaataaataaaaacagacatAGTAGTTTCAAAAGTGTTACCTCTCATATGTACACTTTTTCAatgatttaaaaaagaaattgaaTAATGACTTTTTGTGAAGTGTGCATTCAATTAACACTTCTAATTTCACCATGTATATTTGTCAAACATCTGCAGACTTTTCATCAGTGTATTttcttataagtttttttttttaagtgcgttCTTTGGTGAACGTGAGAATGCCTTCTCACCAGTGTGTGAGATGAGGTGTCTATTCAAATTGCCCTTTTGACTAAACCTAGCAGAACATAAAGAACAAGTGAACGGCTTCTCACCTGTGTGTGTTCTCAAGTGTTCTTGCAATTTATTCTTAGAAGTGAAACTAGAAGAACATtgtgaacatgagaatggcttctcACCAGTGTGTGATATCATATGTTTACTAAGAGCTCTCTTCAATGTAAACGAAGCAGAACATAAAAAACAAGAGAACGGTCTTTCACCTGTGTGATATCTGAAGTGTCTATTTAAACTATTAATATAGCTAAATTTAGCAGGGCATAAAGAACATGGAAATGGTTTCTCATCAGTGTGAGTTTTGAAGTGTGCATTCAGATTACCCTTAAAAGCAAATTTAGCAGGGCATCGTGAACATGAAAATGGCTTTTCACCATTGTGTATTTTCATATGATTATTAAGTTTACTCTTTTTAGTGAACTTAACAGAACATAATGAACACGAGaatgatttttcatttgtgtgtgATGTGAAGTGTCTAATCAAATTACACTTTGCACTAAACTCAGCAGAACATATGGAACATACGAATGGCTTCTCAACACCGTGTAATAATCGGTGTCTATTCAAATTACTCTTTACACTAAACTTAGCAGAGCAAAATGAACACGAGAATGGCTTTTCACCCCTGTGCGTGCTCAGGTGTGCGCTTAGATTACTTTTCATTCTAAACTTAGACGGACACTGTGAGCATGAGTATAGCGCTGCACCCATATGCATTCTTATGTGTCTCCTAATTTGACTCTTTTTAGTGTACTCCGAAGAACAAAATGCACATGTAAATAGATCCTTGGCAGTGCAAGTTTTTAAACTTTCCTTAATTTTATCCTTAGGAGTGAATTGCAAAGAACACGGAAGAATGTTTTCAACGGTATGTGAACCACTGCTATCTTTAGCAACCACACAAGGACACTTCTTGAGATTCACTACTTGTTTTCCTTCAAGGTCTTTTTCCTCCAAACTCGGGCCCAATGATTTCAATTGAACAAGATGAAACGAGCTACACGATTGTTGAGATGAATACTTCTCATCTTGAGTTCTTTCTTCATCTGTCCAATGCTTTTCATATCTTTTCAAACAACCTATAaaacaccaataaaaaaaattaaaacattcaatagtttttttttttttttaagaaaacaatgtatCTAAGTACGAGAATGTTTACATCTGAGAGGGAAATTGTCTTTTTGTTAATATGTATACAAGCAATTAAATGCTTTGTTTCTCTGGTGTCATTTTAGTGTTAGTGCAGGGTAAAGTATTGCCGGGTGCGTATCTCCGAACTCACGCAAGCAACTAGATTTGAATGAAAATACCATTGAGCAGCATTCTGCACATTTTGGCTGATGATTTGAGATGgatagtaattaaataaattaatataaacaaaagtaTGATTACAATGGACAATTAGTTGTATTTGTGAATACTGCTAAgtatatttagttaaattttggtTGTAATTAGTGAAGGGTAAAATCCCAATTTTCCAGAATCAGAATATAAAATCCAAATCTCAACGACTGCCTCAAATTCacccctcgaatccaaatctaggtctcaaaggtcaaaaagtaaataataatgcaataaataacaaatgttaACTAAATTCAAAAAATGCTTCTTTATAGCACAAGTTGGTTAGTGAAGTTGTTAGCtaaattttaaattggtaattcctaataattttacagtattttaaaagtagcttACTTATATCAACCAACTCattttataatatatacacaCTATAtaatatatgcacacacacaaacaaacactcGGATAGATACACACTGTCACACACACATTGACAGATGcacatacacagaaaaaaacttattcaaacaccccctcccccacccacaaGAAACAAAGATTTATCTTCagaattatagatttttttttatttagtaaaaagtTTTGGATctctgaaacaataaaaaaaattcataagataatttttaatttattttatttattataccaTGCTCACCGAAAGTTTGGAAACTTTATAGGTGGGCACAACATACAGAAAGGTACCAAAGATATTGTAGTCCCTATTGCAGGGACTACACCACACAAGAGAAACACAAACAACAATACCATTCAAAACATGACAACACAAGAACCAGCAAATATGAAATACAACAAAAGAAAAATCAACtagatcacaatttttttttacaagataaCTTGGTTGATATATAATACAAAATGGAGgtaagttataataaataaaaaagaaaataaaactagCAAGTTTACATTATAAGTTTGTGTGGTGCAGTATTTTGGAGAAGTGTTTAAAGAAAGTACTTGGTAATCTGGCTTGACCCTAAGAATGCATCCACAGCAGGAACTTGGTGCTATAGTGTTTTTAacatgcttttattagcttcatttgtaactatgtaataaaatcatgtaagtcgattttattttaacctacttctaattgacacattgatttgaaactttgcaagtatttGTTTAATCCCGATGACTATAGAATGATTTCATGACTTTGACCCGAAGAGAGAAGGTGGAGAAGGGATGGTCATAGGGGGAAAACCACCATGCTTTTTATACATCCATGAGTCaggggcatggtgggaaatttgccCGAAGTCGACTGCCTCCCTtcaggaggagggggaaggggacaAAACcacatcatttcaaaaaaaattttctctttcgATTCGGAGTGTTTCCAAGAGcctctcaaccccccccccccccccccccccccccccccggaggtTATTTActcctgattttttttaagttgagacAATTAAAGTGTAAGTTTAATTTTGACGTGCTTCCAGGGTCTTAGTGATGTGATTTTGCAGTGCATTTCAAGGAATTTATAAAAGATTTAATTCAATATGAAccaagaaataattaatatttaaatttaaggcatctgttcaacagcaacagcaacagaaCTAACTACAACTCtttataaaagaaatttttttagtaCACAAGCTTAAAACAAGAATCAATCAATGAACAAAACAGttaaatttaatggaaaaaaaaaaaactgtatgttgcttgatatcagttgtatTAAATTTACTGCCACTAATGTCTATTTGTTTGACATGGTCAATATGAAAATGACAGAAGAGAGCACCCCAGGCTTTTTTGTACTTATAAATACAGTCTCAGTTATAGGATTAATAATTTTGTTCACGCAATGATgagtacaaaaattaatataacatttacTAATTTATATTTACTGCTCAAAAACGAATAAAAAAACTGATAAATGCTTGTTTGCAATTCtcagcaacaaaaataattttgagatGACTGGTACATACAACTGATTGAAATTTTTTATCCTGACTAACTAGACATAACACTGTAACAACTGTCCCTCAAAGTAACACCCAAATTTTTCCAGTGAAACAAGAGCGCTAATCAAAACAATGCTagtcacatatatttttttcccataagagagtattataataaaaataattttttttccaaataggCAAATGTTATAGTTGACTACCATTACAATCAAGACACTAccctgttaaaattaatttacagtactaatatgTATCCAAATACATTTaaagtacattaaaatacatgttaaataacattttgagattaaataacctaaaattaaattgaaaaaatcaCATACTGCATTTTTACAGGGCTTAGGCATAACATTTGTTTTCCCCCATAAGTTAGGAACTACCAACCTTtccaaattacaaaataataatgctattgatataggagatatatatttcagttctattaagaatttaaaaagcataaacttaatgttttctaatattaaaaaaatgatttaacctgttaacataattccagactctgttgtttactaaatgtgtgtctgccatgatttTCCACTAGCACAATATATTGTTTTTTGATTCgtcatatttttaattagttgcattgtatttaatgctacacaagtgccatTGCAATTGTGTGCTTACGgaaataagacaaaaattattattattttttttaaagtgaaatatggcacggttAATCCACAAACGGGATAACCCGCTCCCAGAtcatcgggagtctactgtacgGTTGGTCAAGTATAAAtactatcaaattaaaaaatttcaatacttagtattcaatattaatataaatacatgtgtaaaaatatttaatttagtaaattaatagagataattgttaattaataatgaaaatcaataaatatgtcaaatgttttgttgtaattatattttttattatttattaaataaaaatctgataatttataatacaaataaattatacttacagGAACATAATCTCACTAATATAAACACACTTGAAAATATACTTGCAAaagttataaacacaatttctgtcactaatattcacaataaataaatatttttaattatatgaaccagtatttaatatatcaatcactaaagtatatgatataaaagcacatatgtaatttttatttatatgtagccttttttcatccagTCAATTTTTATTGCATGCAGCACATGCATCATAAAAATTAAtcctcataattttttcacagggcacctaaagaagtataacataacctcacttatataataaacacacttgaaaatactcttgaaaaagtttataaacacaatttatataaggaatattcacaataaataattttttttttagtgatatggaccagtattcactattaatcactaaagtataacaattaaaaagcacatatataatttttattggtatGTAGCTTTTCTTTGTATGCAGCCTTATTTTTCAGCTAGTGTGTGCTCTTATATGATCAAATGatcttaaaaattataattagtacCTATGTGAATGGCTGCTCACAAACATTTTTGATGAGGTTTGGATTAAAAATCTCATTTTATTTAActtcttatgtaaaaaaaatacccaagCGCCATTAGACTGTGTTGGTTCATATTTTTTTAGGGAACTCTTTtgtaacctttaaaaaaaaacataatgaacACTAGAATGACTTTTATCCTGTTTAAGTGTGCATACAAACTATTCTTGAAAGCAAACTTAGAAAGATATTGTGAACTTGAGAAAAGGTTTCTTATTAGTGTGTTTCCTCATATGTTTAATAAGTAAACTCTTTTCAGTGAACTTAACAAAACATAGTGAACATGAGAAGTTTGTGTGAGTCATGAGGTGTCTATTCAGATTACCTTTTTGACTAAACTTAGCAGAGCATAGAGAACATGAGTACGGCTTTTCACCTGTGTGTACTCTTAAGTGTGCATGCAAACTATTCTTAAAAGTAAACTTATAAGGGCACTGAGAACATGAGAATGGTTTTTCACCAGTGTGTATTCTCACGTGTTTAATGAGCGAATTCTTTACAGCGAACGTAGCAGAACATAAGGAACACGAGAATGGCTTTTCGCCTGTGTGAGTTTTGAGGTGTGTATTTAAACTACTCTTGTGACTAAACTTAGCTAAGCACAACGAACATGAGAACGGCTTCTCACCAGTGTGTGCTCTGAGGTGTGCTTGCAAACTAGAATTAAAAGCATACTTAGAAGGACATTGTGGACATGAGAATGGTTTCTCACCCGTGTGGTTTCTCATGTGTTTATATAGTGCACTCTTTTCAGTGAACTTAATAGAACATAAAgaacatgagaatggcttttCATCCGCGTGAGATAGGAGGTGTCTATTCATATTGCTCTTTAGACTGAACTTGGCAGAACATATCGAACATACAAATGGTTTTGCATCAGTGTTAGTTTTTAAATGTTCCTTGATTCGATTCTTGCGAGTGGACTTCACAGAACACAAAGAACACGGACGAATGTTTTTAACAGCAAGTGAACCACTGTTGCCACACCGACACGTCTTGGGAGCCCCTACTTGTTCTGGTTCCTGGTCTTTTCCCTCCAAACTCAGGCTCAATGAATTTGACTGAAATGAGCTACATGACTGTGGAGATAGGAAGTGATCAtccatacaaacaaacatttctaAGTTCTTTTCATCTTGAGTTCTTTCTTCATTTATTAGATGCACTTCATTACTTTTCAAGCAACCtataaaaagatacaaaaaaaattaaaatttgattgttTTTAGTGAAAGTATGTATTTATGAATAAGAATGTTCACATTCCACTTCATATATTTGAGAGGACAACAGTACTGTTTTTGTTAATAAGCAAACAAATAGTTAAAAGTGTTGTTTCTCTGGTGTCATTTGGGTGTTATTGCAGGGTAAAG
The window above is part of the Bacillus rossius redtenbacheri isolate Brsri chromosome 13, Brsri_v3, whole genome shotgun sequence genome. Proteins encoded here:
- the LOC134538486 gene encoding gastrula zinc finger protein XlCGF57.1-like, whose amino-acid sequence is MAEGVCVEEDPVKPEPFETVLLPVKEEIASEDEADGEWTAPYAETVLAPAETVDENRVKVKEDTIEDSHASEQLQEAASLTGCLKRYEKHWTDEERTQDEKYSSQQSCSSFHLVQLKSLGPSLEEKDLEGKQVVNLKKCPCVVAKDSSGSHTVENILPCSLQFTPKDKIKESLKTCTAKDLFTCAFCSSEYTKKSQIRRHIRMHMGAALYSCSQCPSKFRMKSNLSAHLSTHRGEKPFSCSFCSAKFSVKSNLNRHRLLHGVEKPFVCSICSAEFSAKCNLIRHFTSHTNEKSFSCSLCSVKFTKKSKLNNHMKIHNGEKPFSCSRCPAKFAFKGNLNAHFKTHTDEKPFPCSLCPAKFSYINSLNRHFRYHTGERPFSCFLCSASFTLKRALSKHMISHTGEKPFSCSQCSSSFTSKNKLQEHLRTHTGEKPFTCSLCSARFSQKGNLNRHLISHTGEKAFSRSPKNALKKKNL